One segment of Deinococcus sp. Marseille-Q6407 DNA contains the following:
- a CDS encoding type II toxin-antitoxin system VapC family toxin: protein MKFLLDTNVISEMTKPELSQAVTTWLGQTPITEVALSVITLGEIQRGILATPSEKKRAALQQWYDQSFLLMFSGGILNITPAVVEEWAERYQAARARGKTPASMDSLIAATAAAHGLTVVTRNESDFEPLDVPLLNIWTTEEERE from the coding sequence TTGAAGTTCCTGCTGGATACCAATGTCATCAGTGAAATGACCAAGCCGGAACTCAGTCAAGCGGTCACCACTTGGCTGGGACAGACGCCCATCACCGAGGTGGCCCTGAGTGTCATCACGCTGGGGGAAATCCAGCGGGGCATCCTGGCTACGCCCAGCGAAAAGAAACGGGCGGCGCTACAACAGTGGTATGACCAGAGCTTCTTGCTGATGTTCAGTGGGGGCATCCTGAACATCACCCCAGCGGTGGTGGAGGAATGGGCCGAGCGGTATCAGGCGGCCCGCGCACGAGGCAAAACGCCTGCCAGCATGGACTCCCTGATTGCTGCGACGGCTGCCGCGCATGGCCTGACCGTGGTAACACGCAACGAGAGTGACTTTGAGCCACTGGACGTACCCCTCCTGAACATCTGGACCACGGAAGAAGAAAGAGAGTAA
- a CDS encoding MBL fold metallo-hydrolase: MPEFSFTGLGGTDEVGASSYLYRFSEGRLLIDAGLRPGQMGEAALPRLDLLTESPPAAIILTHAHLDHVAALPVVIRRFPKLKIYCTPATAKLASLTLMDTLKVTESQGQPLFGLRDLQRTLKAIQPLPYFQRVNDHGFAFTFFPSGHLLGAASVLLESSAGTVFHTGDVSNVATPVVDAAWMPEAVTPVDAVVSEATYGDTLLPSRKEQVRTFVEAIGETLRGGGKVLIPSFALGRAQEINQILQTAMAGGLLPTAPIHLDGLTRGVTEAYEEMLPLLPEALQNRARVSKLSPFFAGTVQTVKDNKERERVLNSDRPAVVIASSGMLHAGVSPLYARAWLPDPTNALFVVGYQDAESPGRRLLELQQGGEVMLPDPQGEGFSPVTAYSRVERFYLSAHADRGGLLGLINRYDPGRVLLTHGEAAPRHSLKSFLDTKRDVGLPSAGEEVPLKDTGRRRGAFFKVSEKKLAATKERHRRMEVQLDYDPEHHVLVVNLPQELEGDLFSSGNYTLEVVRGKLTRVKLTEREGTGHLGGPTEVAEEGSP, translated from the coding sequence GTGCCAGAGTTTTCTTTTACAGGCCTGGGTGGAACCGATGAGGTGGGAGCCAGCTCCTACCTCTACCGCTTCAGCGAAGGGCGACTGCTGATCGATGCTGGCCTGCGCCCCGGGCAGATGGGGGAGGCGGCCCTCCCCCGCCTGGACCTGCTCACAGAGAGTCCCCCCGCTGCCATCATCCTGACCCATGCCCACCTCGACCATGTGGCGGCCCTGCCGGTCGTCATCCGGCGCTTTCCGAAACTCAAGATCTACTGCACACCGGCTACCGCCAAGCTGGCCAGCCTCACCCTGATGGACACCCTCAAAGTGACCGAGTCGCAGGGGCAGCCCCTCTTTGGCCTGCGCGACCTCCAGCGCACCCTGAAAGCTATCCAGCCCTTGCCGTACTTCCAGCGGGTGAATGACCACGGCTTCGCTTTCACTTTCTTCCCTAGCGGCCACCTGCTAGGGGCCGCGAGCGTGCTGCTGGAGTCCAGCGCTGGAACCGTCTTTCACACCGGAGATGTGAGCAATGTGGCCACTCCAGTGGTAGATGCTGCTTGGATGCCGGAAGCGGTGACCCCAGTGGATGCCGTTGTCAGCGAAGCCACCTACGGGGATACCCTGCTCCCTTCCCGGAAAGAACAGGTCCGGACCTTTGTCGAGGCAATAGGGGAAACGCTCAGAGGCGGGGGCAAGGTTCTGATTCCTTCCTTCGCCCTAGGCCGCGCTCAGGAGATCAACCAAATCCTGCAGACTGCGATGGCCGGGGGTCTGTTGCCTACCGCTCCCATTCATCTGGACGGGCTGACGCGGGGGGTCACCGAGGCCTACGAGGAGATGCTGCCCCTGCTGCCCGAAGCCCTGCAGAACCGCGCCAGGGTCTCGAAGCTCTCCCCCTTTTTCGCGGGGACCGTGCAGACCGTCAAGGACAATAAAGAGCGTGAGCGCGTCCTGAACAGCGACAGGCCGGCTGTGGTCATCGCCTCCAGCGGGATGCTGCACGCCGGGGTCAGTCCCCTTTATGCCCGTGCCTGGTTACCGGACCCGACCAATGCCCTGTTCGTGGTGGGTTATCAGGATGCCGAGTCTCCTGGTCGCCGCCTGCTGGAGTTACAGCAAGGCGGGGAGGTGATGTTGCCGGACCCGCAGGGCGAGGGCTTCTCCCCAGTGACGGCCTATAGCCGGGTCGAACGTTTCTACCTGTCCGCACATGCGGATAGAGGAGGGCTGCTGGGCCTAATCAACCGCTACGACCCTGGCCGGGTGCTGCTGACTCACGGGGAGGCAGCTCCCCGGCACAGCCTGAAAAGCTTTCTGGACACCAAGCGTGATGTGGGGCTGCCGTCCGCAGGGGAGGAGGTGCCGCTCAAGGACACGGGCCGCAGGCGTGGGGCTTTTTTCAAGGTGTCGGAGAAGAAGCTGGCCGCGACCAAAGAGCGGCACCGCCGGATGGAAGTCCAGCTGGACTACGACCCCGAGCATCACGTCCTGGTGGTAAACCTGCCGCAGGAGCTGGAAGGTGACCTATTCAGCTCCGGGAACTACACCCTGGAAGTGGTGCGCGGCAAGCTGACCCGGGTGAAGCTCACCGAGCGCGAGGGGACGGGCCATTTAGGCGGACCCACGGAAGTGGCAGAGGAGGGGTCCCCATGA
- a CDS encoding type I restriction endonuclease subunit R produces MKEAELEQSFIDKLQELKYVYRSDIRSRAALEANFREKFEKLNSVKLTDSEFARLLEDITTSDTFQASKTLRAKHTMLRDDGTPLDYTLINIKDWCKNTFEVVSQLKMNTHSSHHRYDVVLLMNGVPVAQVELKKKDVTPQVAMRQIVDYKNDPGNGYGNSLMTFIQLFVVSNGGSTHYFANNRQEHFSFNADERYLPLYQFADQQNKKITDLNRFADAFLAKCTLGEMIGRYMVLLETEKRLMMMRPYQIYAVKAIVGSIAQNTGNGYIWHTTGSGKTLTSFKASTLLKDNDAIDKCIFVVDRKDLDRQTREEFNRFQAGSVEENANTGKLVKRLLSTDQADKVIVTTIQKLGLALSGGSKGEYAGQLEPLRDKRIVFIFDECHRSQFGENHKAIKNYFPNSQLFGFTGTPIFDENARYVQVKGKEATYQTTEDIFQRELHAYTINHAIDDGNVLKFHVDYYKPESVEGVAAASRNEPPPKRAVITEILKKHDAATAGRKFNAILATASIDDAIEYYNLFGQVQAERQAEDPAFKPLNIAAVFSPPAYVSAESKQIQEDLPQESADNQENPEAKKQALERIISDYNAQYGTNHKISEFDAYYQDVQKRIKDQQWPNKDYPHEQKIDIVIVVDMLLTGFDSKYLNTLYLDKKLQHHGLIQAMSRTNRILNATKPYGNILDFRGQQEAVDKAITLFSSGDGESSREIWLVEEAPKVIEKLEKAVQKVTTFMSLYDLEPTADQVHNLPGDSAKIQFIKLFKDVQRYSTQLEQYTDLTEEQQEKITTILPPDELQAFRGAYLETAQTLKQSKDKPKEDEEELENLDFELVLFASAIIDYDYIMTLLAQSSAQETPEQQRTTREKLLALIGSDAKFMDEREEFAEYILNLPTGVALTEAELWAGYERFKEARNAEEVQGIAQAHGIDPQALEAFVTTTLQRLIFDSETLNELLAPLNLGWKERKRRREELMGDLTLVLRRRAEGRDIAGLGAYE; encoded by the coding sequence GTGAAAGAAGCCGAGCTAGAGCAGTCCTTTATCGACAAGTTGCAGGAGCTGAAGTACGTTTATCGCTCTGATATCCGTAGCCGCGCTGCGCTGGAAGCGAACTTCCGAGAGAAGTTCGAAAAACTCAACAGCGTCAAGCTGACGGACAGCGAGTTCGCGCGGCTGCTGGAGGACATCACCACGTCTGATACCTTTCAGGCGTCCAAAACCCTGCGGGCCAAGCACACCATGCTCCGGGATGACGGTACCCCGCTGGACTACACCCTGATCAACATCAAAGACTGGTGCAAGAACACCTTTGAGGTGGTCAGTCAACTCAAAATGAATACCCACAGCAGCCATCACCGCTACGACGTGGTGCTGCTGATGAACGGCGTACCCGTCGCCCAGGTGGAGTTGAAGAAGAAGGATGTGACCCCACAGGTTGCCATGCGGCAGATCGTGGACTACAAGAACGACCCAGGCAATGGCTACGGAAACTCGCTGATGACGTTCATCCAGCTGTTCGTGGTCAGCAACGGGGGCAGCACCCACTACTTTGCCAACAACCGTCAGGAGCACTTCAGCTTCAATGCGGATGAGCGCTACCTTCCGCTTTACCAATTTGCTGATCAGCAGAACAAGAAGATCACGGATCTGAATAGGTTTGCGGACGCCTTCCTGGCCAAATGCACGTTGGGGGAGATGATTGGACGCTACATGGTGCTGCTCGAAACCGAGAAGCGTCTGATGATGATGCGGCCCTACCAGATTTACGCGGTCAAGGCCATCGTGGGCAGCATCGCCCAGAACACCGGGAACGGGTACATCTGGCACACCACCGGCAGCGGGAAGACGCTGACTTCCTTCAAAGCGTCCACCCTGCTGAAAGACAACGATGCTATCGACAAGTGCATCTTTGTGGTGGACCGCAAGGACCTGGACCGTCAGACCCGTGAAGAGTTCAATCGCTTCCAGGCTGGAAGCGTGGAAGAGAACGCCAACACTGGCAAGCTGGTCAAGCGACTGTTGTCCACCGACCAGGCGGACAAGGTCATTGTGACGACCATCCAGAAGCTGGGACTGGCGCTGAGCGGGGGCAGTAAGGGTGAGTACGCGGGGCAGCTTGAACCGCTAAGGGACAAGCGCATCGTCTTCATCTTCGACGAGTGCCACCGTTCGCAGTTCGGAGAGAACCACAAGGCCATCAAGAACTATTTCCCCAACTCGCAGCTGTTCGGCTTCACTGGCACGCCTATCTTCGACGAGAACGCCCGCTACGTACAGGTAAAGGGCAAAGAAGCGACCTACCAGACCACCGAGGACATCTTTCAGCGCGAGTTGCATGCCTACACCATCAACCACGCCATCGACGACGGCAATGTGCTGAAGTTCCATGTGGACTACTACAAGCCGGAGTCCGTGGAAGGGGTTGCGGCTGCGAGCCGCAACGAACCCCCACCCAAGCGGGCGGTCATCACTGAAATCCTGAAAAAGCACGACGCGGCCACGGCTGGGCGCAAGTTCAATGCGATTCTGGCCACCGCTTCGATTGACGATGCCATCGAGTACTACAACCTGTTCGGGCAGGTGCAGGCCGAACGTCAGGCCGAAGACCCGGCCTTCAAGCCTCTGAACATCGCGGCGGTGTTTTCACCGCCAGCTTACGTCAGCGCCGAATCCAAGCAGATTCAAGAAGACCTGCCGCAGGAGAGCGCTGACAACCAGGAGAACCCCGAAGCCAAGAAACAGGCCCTGGAGCGCATCATCAGCGACTACAACGCGCAGTACGGGACCAACCACAAAATCAGCGAGTTCGATGCCTACTACCAGGATGTCCAGAAGCGCATCAAGGACCAGCAGTGGCCCAACAAGGACTACCCCCACGAGCAGAAGATCGACATCGTCATCGTGGTGGACATGCTGCTGACGGGGTTCGATTCCAAGTACCTCAATACCCTGTACCTGGACAAGAAGCTGCAACATCATGGCCTGATTCAGGCCATGTCCCGGACCAACCGCATCCTGAACGCCACCAAGCCTTATGGGAACATCCTGGACTTCCGGGGCCAGCAGGAAGCGGTGGACAAGGCCATCACCCTGTTTTCCAGTGGTGATGGGGAGAGCAGCCGTGAAATCTGGCTGGTGGAGGAAGCTCCCAAGGTCATCGAAAAGCTGGAAAAAGCAGTGCAGAAGGTGACGACCTTCATGTCGCTCTATGATCTGGAACCTACCGCCGATCAGGTTCATAACCTGCCCGGCGACAGCGCCAAAATCCAGTTCATCAAGCTGTTCAAGGATGTGCAGCGCTATTCGACCCAGCTGGAGCAGTACACCGACCTGACCGAAGAGCAACAGGAAAAAATCACCACCATCCTGCCCCCAGATGAACTGCAGGCGTTCCGAGGCGCTTATCTGGAAACAGCCCAGACCCTGAAGCAGAGCAAGGACAAGCCCAAAGAAGACGAGGAAGAGCTGGAGAACCTTGACTTCGAACTGGTGCTGTTCGCTTCAGCCATCATCGATTACGACTACATCATGACCCTGCTGGCGCAGTCGAGTGCCCAGGAAACCCCTGAGCAGCAGCGCACCACCCGTGAGAAGCTGCTGGCCCTGATCGGGTCCGATGCCAAGTTCATGGATGAGCGCGAAGAATTTGCGGAGTACATCTTGAACCTGCCGACTGGCGTGGCCCTGACTGAAGCCGAGCTGTGGGCGGGCTACGAGCGCTTCAAAGAAGCGCGGAATGCAGAAGAAGTGCAGGGCATTGCCCAGGCCCACGGGATAGACCCGCAGGCCCTGGAGGCTTTCGTGACCACCACCCTGCAGCGCCTGATCTTCGACAGTGAGACCCTGAACGAACTGCTGGCCCCCCTGAACCTGGGCTGGAAGGAACGCAAGCGCAGACGGGAAGAACTGATGGGCGACCTGACCCTGGTGCTGCGCCGCAGAGCTGAAGGTCGGGACATCGCAGGACTGGGAGCCTATGAGTAA
- a CDS encoding MbcA/ParS/Xre antitoxin family protein encodes MSQTHLFQQQFETYSTEVFGASPQELRRSLEKADNKAIAVLVKTSTADWADQFSALTGLTKKEVYPILGISQATVSRSRGSNAKPSLELVDRAFQGIELFARTAALLDREQVGAWLSSPKQHLDGQAPYQLLQTATGRERLKRYLESLEAVTYG; translated from the coding sequence ATGTCTCAAACACATCTTTTTCAGCAGCAGTTCGAAACCTATAGCACAGAGGTCTTCGGTGCATCTCCGCAGGAACTACGCCGTTCCCTCGAGAAGGCCGACAACAAAGCCATTGCAGTGTTGGTGAAGACCAGCACCGCCGATTGGGCCGACCAGTTCTCAGCCCTGACGGGTCTAACGAAGAAAGAGGTCTACCCGATTCTCGGTATCTCACAAGCTACGGTCAGCCGTAGCAGAGGCAGCAACGCTAAGCCCTCTCTTGAATTGGTCGATAGGGCTTTTCAAGGCATTGAACTCTTTGCACGTACGGCTGCACTGCTGGATAGAGAACAAGTTGGTGCCTGGCTGAGCAGTCCCAAACAGCACCTCGACGGCCAAGCTCCCTACCAGCTTCTGCAGACTGCTACTGGCCGCGAACGTCTGAAACGATATCTGGAATCCCTCGAAGCCGTGACCTACGGATGA